From the Natronococcus sp. AD-5 genome, one window contains:
- a CDS encoding nickel pincer cofactor-dependent isomerase, group 22 — MNLEFPDADVLRDANDYTVDDLPRFALARRERDLEHVDDVEDAARRAVDDIEAFDSLPDGAEVAVTAGSRGIHDMPATLAAAVDELQRRGYDPFILPAMGSHGGATAEGQRETLEALGITPEAMGCEIRSSMAVAAVGEDSLGRAVYAAEGALEADAVLLANRVKVHTDFNGAVESGLSKIAVIGLGKHRGAESLHNAAIATDFSDVIRDRRDVLLAETPIVGGIALIENAADQAAHIEGINAEAIPDREPELLELAREYFPQLPVDDLDVLVVDEAGKDKSGTGMDTNVLGRYQFHGEDEPESPSITRVYARSLTEPSHGNALGVGLADFVHREFVEDIDFGDTYVNIVTSGETDRAKIPFVVPDDATALLLACSTTGVAGPGELRVARIPSTMEPDTPVVSEPVAEELAGRDDVSVGPLEPLSFDDGELPPDPY, encoded by the coding sequence ATGAATCTCGAGTTTCCCGACGCGGACGTCCTCCGCGACGCCAACGACTACACGGTCGACGATCTCCCCCGGTTCGCGCTCGCCAGGCGAGAACGCGACCTCGAACACGTCGACGACGTCGAGGACGCGGCCCGAAGGGCCGTCGACGACATCGAGGCGTTCGACTCGCTACCCGACGGCGCCGAAGTCGCCGTCACCGCGGGCAGCCGCGGGATCCACGACATGCCGGCGACGCTCGCGGCCGCCGTCGACGAACTCCAGCGGCGGGGCTACGACCCGTTCATCCTGCCGGCGATGGGGAGCCACGGCGGCGCGACGGCCGAAGGGCAACGCGAGACGCTCGAAGCGCTCGGCATCACCCCCGAGGCGATGGGCTGTGAGATCCGCTCGTCGATGGCCGTCGCGGCGGTCGGCGAGGACTCGCTCGGCCGCGCCGTCTACGCCGCCGAAGGCGCGCTCGAGGCCGACGCCGTCTTGCTCGCGAACCGAGTGAAGGTCCACACGGATTTCAACGGCGCCGTCGAGAGCGGGCTCTCGAAGATCGCCGTCATCGGGCTCGGAAAGCACCGCGGCGCGGAGTCGCTGCACAACGCGGCGATCGCGACCGATTTCTCGGACGTTATCCGCGACCGGCGAGACGTCCTGCTCGCCGAGACGCCGATCGTCGGCGGGATCGCGCTGATCGAGAACGCGGCGGATCAGGCGGCCCACATCGAGGGGATAAACGCCGAAGCCATCCCAGATCGGGAACCCGAACTGCTCGAACTGGCGCGGGAGTACTTCCCGCAGCTGCCGGTCGACGATCTCGACGTGCTCGTCGTCGACGAGGCCGGGAAGGACAAATCCGGGACCGGGATGGACACGAACGTCCTCGGACGCTATCAGTTCCACGGCGAGGACGAGCCCGAGTCGCCGTCGATCACGCGGGTGTACGCCCGGTCGCTCACCGAGCCCTCGCACGGAAACGCGCTCGGCGTCGGTCTCGCGGACTTCGTCCACCGGGAGTTCGTCGAGGACATCGACTTCGGGGACACGTACGTCAACATCGTGACCAGCGGCGAGACCGACCGCGCGAAGATCCCGTTCGTCGTGCCCGACGACGCGACCGCGCTGTTGCTCGCGTGTTCGACGACCGGCGTCGCGGGACCCGGCGAACTCCGCGTCGCCCGCATTCCGAGCACGATGGAGCCCGATACCCCCGTCGTCTCCGAACCCGTCGCCGAGGAACTCGCCGGCCGCGACGACGTGAGCGTCGGTCCGCTCGAGCCGCTCTCGTTCGACGACGGAGAGCTTCCACCGGACCCGTACTGA
- the pdxA gene encoding 4-hydroxythreonine-4-phosphate dehydrogenase PdxA, whose product MPETDRSVVAVTMGDPAGIGSEIVVEAYSRLLEDADPIVVGDAEVVRSAVDVRDASHSIEPIDAVDEADFDAETIPVLDLDNVDELEYGVVREDYGEASLAYVERAIELATAGAVDAIATAPINKQSTRLAGSEYAGHTGMLADYTDTENYSMMLVEDDLVVTHVSTHVPVREACELVTEENVLDTIRVSDDGLRDLGIEEPTIAVAGLNPHASDGGLLGEEDDAEIRPAVERARNEGIDAAGPESPDTVYVQAARGEYDCVVSMYHDQGHIPIKTLGFSSGDAVSGVNATVGLPIVRTSVDHGTAFDIAGEGIASEASLIDAVGVAAEMARRRRKREQTSPDATGAERR is encoded by the coding sequence GATCGTCGTCGAGGCCTACTCGCGCCTGCTCGAGGACGCCGACCCGATCGTCGTCGGAGATGCAGAAGTGGTGCGTTCGGCCGTCGACGTGCGCGACGCTTCCCACTCGATCGAACCGATCGACGCCGTCGACGAAGCCGATTTCGACGCTGAGACGATTCCCGTTCTCGACCTGGACAACGTCGACGAACTCGAGTACGGCGTCGTCCGCGAGGACTACGGCGAAGCGAGCCTCGCGTACGTCGAACGCGCGATCGAACTCGCGACGGCGGGAGCCGTCGACGCGATCGCGACGGCGCCGATAAACAAACAGTCCACGCGGCTGGCCGGCAGCGAGTACGCCGGCCACACGGGGATGCTCGCCGATTACACGGACACCGAGAACTACTCGATGATGCTCGTCGAAGACGACCTGGTCGTTACTCACGTGAGTACCCACGTCCCGGTTCGGGAGGCCTGCGAGCTGGTGACCGAAGAGAACGTCCTCGACACGATTCGCGTCAGCGACGACGGGCTCCGCGACCTCGGGATCGAGGAACCGACGATCGCCGTCGCCGGACTCAACCCCCACGCCAGCGACGGCGGCCTGCTCGGCGAGGAAGACGACGCCGAGATCCGACCCGCGGTCGAACGCGCCCGGAACGAAGGAATCGACGCCGCTGGTCCGGAATCACCCGACACGGTCTACGTGCAAGCCGCACGCGGCGAGTACGATTGCGTCGTCTCGATGTACCACGATCAGGGTCACATCCCGATCAAGACGCTCGGCTTCTCGAGCGGCGACGCCGTCTCCGGCGTCAACGCGACCGTCGGCTTGCCGATCGTTCGGACGAGCGTCGACCACGGCACCGCGTTCGACATCGCCGGCGAGGGGATCGCCTCCGAGGCCAGCCTGATCGACGCCGTCGGGGTCGCCGCCGAGATGGCGCGTCGTCGCCGAAAACGCGAGCAAACGTCGCCGGACGCAACGGGTGCCGAACGACGATGA